The following are from one region of the Bremerella sp. JC817 genome:
- a CDS encoding dihydrodipicolinate synthase family protein: MNIDTMKPATHAHGGTESQLNPVKSGRMRMSGLVAATFTPMNAEGDLDLDRIGPMVDTLIESGIAGLYVNGSTGEGVSMTGTERRVAAEEFVQAVAGRIPVIIQIGHTSVREAKELAEHAQSIGATAISATPPTYFKPASISLLLATLKEIMSGAPELPFYYYHIPRITGVDFDLHQVLRQATEELPQLNGVKYTAQSIHEFQACIAHFGEQFDLLYGCDEMLLSGLSAEAKGAVGSTYNFAPGLYRRVFEAYRHGENEAAAELQLRSIEMVQAFVRYPALPAQKAIMEMVGIPAGPPRLPWRDLTKEEKQALENELKQIGFFDWRD; the protein is encoded by the coding sequence ATGAACATCGATACGATGAAACCTGCCACGCATGCGCACGGCGGAACGGAGTCGCAATTGAATCCTGTCAAATCAGGACGAATGAGAATGAGTGGGCTGGTCGCAGCTACATTCACCCCAATGAACGCCGAGGGAGATCTCGACCTGGATCGTATCGGTCCGATGGTCGATACGTTGATCGAATCCGGCATCGCGGGTCTATACGTCAATGGCAGCACTGGTGAAGGTGTGTCGATGACGGGCACAGAACGCCGGGTTGCCGCCGAAGAGTTCGTGCAAGCGGTCGCCGGTCGCATTCCGGTCATCATTCAGATTGGCCATACCAGCGTTCGCGAAGCGAAAGAGCTGGCCGAGCATGCCCAGTCGATTGGGGCGACGGCAATCAGCGCGACACCGCCAACGTACTTCAAGCCGGCTTCGATTTCGTTGCTGCTGGCAACGTTGAAAGAGATCATGAGCGGCGCGCCGGAGCTGCCGTTCTATTACTATCACATCCCGCGCATCACCGGCGTTGACTTCGATCTGCACCAGGTCCTGCGACAAGCGACGGAAGAACTGCCGCAGCTCAACGGAGTGAAGTACACGGCCCAGTCGATCCATGAGTTCCAGGCCTGCATCGCGCATTTCGGCGAACAGTTCGACCTGCTGTATGGCTGCGACGAGATGCTGCTGAGTGGTTTGTCGGCTGAGGCGAAGGGAGCAGTGGGTAGTACTTACAACTTCGCACCGGGGCTCTATCGTCGCGTGTTCGAGGCGTACCGTCACGGCGAGAACGAAGCGGCTGCCGAACTACAATTGCGTTCGATTGAAATGGTGCAGGCGTTCGTTCGTTATCCGGCCTTGCCGGCGCAGAAGGCGATCATGGAGATGGTGGGAATCCCAGCCGGACCACCACGGCTGCCATGGCGCGACCTAACCAAGGAAGAGAAGCAAGCCTTGGAAAACGAGCTGAAGCAGATTGGCTTCTTCGACTGGCGAGACTAG
- a CDS encoding RNA ligase family protein — translation MNRKLHYPKIRDSRDFPLGRCIAFEKLDGTNLHFVWQRTSGWIALGTRRDRFTWDHAGREAFAAAHGNVADAAELFEQQWAAELETVFQQDERCQLWQLVEVFAEYCGPNSFAGLHKHDDPKRLVMFDVAVDGEMLGPFEFIELFRELPIARVVFQGKFNGSFAERVREGKLDVMEGVVCKTGTRGNVQMAKIKTNAYRDRLQQSFGERWEDHWE, via the coding sequence ATGAACAGGAAATTGCACTATCCGAAGATTCGCGATTCGCGTGACTTTCCGCTGGGGCGCTGCATTGCCTTCGAGAAGTTGGACGGAACGAACTTACATTTCGTTTGGCAACGGACTTCCGGTTGGATCGCGCTGGGGACGCGTCGTGATCGTTTTACTTGGGATCACGCAGGTCGAGAAGCATTCGCGGCAGCCCATGGAAACGTTGCAGATGCCGCCGAATTGTTCGAGCAGCAATGGGCCGCTGAATTAGAGACCGTGTTCCAGCAGGACGAACGCTGCCAGTTATGGCAGTTGGTGGAAGTATTCGCCGAGTACTGCGGACCCAATTCGTTTGCTGGATTGCACAAACATGATGATCCCAAGCGATTGGTAATGTTCGATGTCGCAGTCGATGGCGAGATGCTCGGACCGTTTGAATTTATCGAACTGTTTCGCGAACTTCCGATTGCCCGCGTGGTCTTTCAAGGCAAGTTCAATGGTTCGTTTGCGGAACGAGTCCGTGAGGGAAAGCTGGACGTGATGGAAGGCGTCGTCTGCAAGACCGGTACACGCGGGAACGTGCAGATGGCCAAGATCAAAACCAATGCCTATCGCGACCGCTTGCAACAATCGTTCGGCGAACGATGGGAAGACCATTGGGAATAG
- a CDS encoding cytochrome c peroxidase encodes MNALRLICLSFALICASVPLLAQASPAELAQYRSPVDVALAKNGEWLVVANQTSGSISLVDTRRQVVLDELAVGKHPTAVAICLDGDHVLVSCSYSGQVSLVQVDGNSLEKKKTFDVGFEPNGLAISPDGKKAYTGLVATGEVAELDLEAGEVIRKFPVGPWPRYLTVTPDGSKLAVGCSGESKIVVVDIASGEIAYAEKLSGGINIGHLQCSADGQHVYFPWMVYRSNPISRVNIRQGWVLGSRIARVRLDGPEYREAITLDESGTAVADPHGMVISENHKRMVVSASGTHELLVYRRADLPWEGIGGPGDFIDSRLMMDKDMFGRIDVGGRPMGMAMADDSRTVYVANYLKDAVQVVDIESRKLLAEIPLAPAIEVTQIRHGEALFFDAQRSLDQWYSCHSCHYNGGVNSKAMDTWNDGSALTMKTVLPLYDVDKTGPWTWHGWQVDLNDAMHKSFTTTMQGEKASEAEKEAILAYLKTDRSPPNPFRDTEGQLSESAQRGKAVFESSEANCAACHSGPYLTDGKIHDVGLGSDEDEYEGFNTPSLVGIYRKVRFLHDGRAKSLEDVLVDFHSPEEVSGTRPLKEDELTDLVEYLKTL; translated from the coding sequence ATGAATGCTCTGCGTTTGATCTGCCTGTCGTTTGCCTTGATTTGCGCAAGTGTCCCGTTGCTAGCCCAAGCTTCCCCGGCCGAGTTGGCTCAATATCGCTCGCCCGTCGACGTTGCCCTGGCAAAAAACGGCGAATGGCTAGTCGTCGCGAATCAAACCTCTGGCTCGATCAGCCTGGTCGACACCCGCCGCCAGGTAGTGCTCGACGAGTTGGCCGTCGGCAAACACCCCACCGCGGTGGCCATCTGTCTCGACGGTGATCACGTCCTGGTGAGTTGTTCTTACAGTGGTCAGGTCTCGCTCGTTCAGGTGGACGGCAATTCGCTAGAAAAAAAGAAGACGTTTGACGTTGGTTTTGAACCAAATGGCCTGGCGATTTCTCCCGATGGCAAAAAAGCCTACACCGGGCTGGTCGCGACTGGCGAAGTCGCCGAGCTCGATCTGGAAGCCGGCGAGGTCATCCGTAAGTTTCCGGTCGGACCTTGGCCTCGCTATCTGACCGTCACGCCGGATGGCTCGAAACTGGCAGTCGGCTGCAGTGGTGAAAGCAAGATTGTCGTCGTCGATATTGCCTCTGGCGAGATCGCCTATGCCGAGAAACTTTCTGGCGGCATCAACATCGGTCACCTGCAATGTTCGGCCGACGGACAGCACGTTTACTTTCCCTGGATGGTTTATCGCAGCAATCCGATCAGCCGCGTTAACATTCGCCAAGGCTGGGTCCTGGGAAGTCGGATTGCCCGGGTTCGTCTCGATGGCCCAGAGTATCGTGAAGCGATCACTCTCGACGAATCAGGAACTGCCGTCGCCGATCCGCATGGCATGGTCATCAGTGAAAACCACAAACGAATGGTGGTTTCGGCATCGGGAACGCACGAGTTACTGGTCTATCGTCGGGCCGATCTTCCCTGGGAAGGCATCGGCGGGCCCGGCGACTTCATCGATTCGCGGCTGATGATGGACAAAGATATGTTCGGCCGAATCGACGTCGGTGGTCGCCCAATGGGTATGGCGATGGCGGACGACAGCCGAACCGTTTACGTTGCCAACTACTTGAAAGATGCGGTGCAGGTTGTCGATATTGAATCGCGTAAACTGCTGGCGGAAATCCCGCTGGCACCTGCGATCGAAGTCACCCAGATCCGTCACGGCGAAGCGTTGTTCTTCGATGCCCAGCGCAGTCTTGATCAGTGGTACAGTTGCCACTCGTGCCATTACAACGGCGGCGTGAACTCGAAGGCGATGGATACCTGGAACGATGGTTCCGCGTTGACCATGAAGACAGTGTTACCGCTGTACGATGTCGATAAGACTGGACCATGGACCTGGCATGGTTGGCAGGTCGACCTGAACGATGCAATGCACAAATCGTTCACCACAACCATGCAAGGCGAGAAGGCCAGCGAAGCAGAAAAGGAAGCGATTCTGGCGTACCTGAAGACCGATCGTTCGCCACCCAATCCGTTCCGAGACACCGAAGGCCAACTAAGCGAGTCGGCCCAGCGTGGCAAAGCCGTTTTCGAAAGCAGCGAAGCCAACTGTGCGGCCTGTCACTCTGGCCCCTATCTAACTGATGGCAAGATCCACGATGTCGGCTTGGGCTCGGACGAAGATGAATACGAAGGCTTCAACACGCCTTCGCTGGTTGGCATCTACCGCAAGGTGCGATTTTTGCACGATGGTCGAGCGAAGAGCCTGGAAGATGTTTTGGTCGACTTTCACTCGCCCGAAGAAGTCTCCGGCACGCGTCCTTTAAAAGAGGACGAACTTACCGATTTGGTTGAGTACCTGAAGACACTCTAA
- a CDS encoding DUF1501 domain-containing protein, whose amino-acid sequence MDHPAIRRQFLKQMAAASAATMMAGAPQLVEANEGEPIDHPAPKADACILLWMAGGMAAPDTFDPKKYVPFEVGTPVSAVESTFPAIDTNVDNIKISEGMENIAQVMDRATLIRSHVLPDLGSILHSRHQYHWHTGYVPPQTVACPHIGAWMAKVLGPQNPVMPAFINIGQRLEGVGEQEELKAFTTAGFFGSEFGPMNLPYPEQAAQSVRPPEGMKSDRFANRNKLFRKLIDQSPQREFLGDFQRESLLRSMDNAYRLLSAKEREAFDISLEPKESYEKYDTGRFGRGCLLARRLVENGARFVEVTTEYVPFLNWDTHANGNTTLQRMKKEIDLPVAQLIRDLESRGLLDRTLVILASEFSRDMIMEGKPGSNAFDQATEKVEVFKEMKHYGQHRHFTGGSCVAMWGGGVKKGHLYGKTAEQRPFVAVENPVSVMDLHATIFTAMGISPKTVYDIERRPFYATEDGKGKAVSEIFA is encoded by the coding sequence ATGGATCATCCAGCGATTCGACGTCAGTTCTTAAAGCAGATGGCCGCCGCCTCTGCCGCGACGATGATGGCAGGTGCGCCCCAACTTGTTGAAGCCAACGAGGGGGAACCGATCGACCACCCTGCCCCGAAGGCGGACGCGTGCATTCTGCTGTGGATGGCAGGCGGCATGGCTGCCCCGGACACGTTCGATCCGAAGAAGTACGTTCCTTTCGAGGTAGGCACGCCGGTCTCGGCGGTTGAAAGCACCTTCCCGGCAATCGATACGAACGTCGACAACATCAAGATCTCGGAAGGGATGGAGAACATCGCCCAGGTCATGGATCGCGCGACGCTCATTCGCTCGCACGTCCTGCCCGACCTCGGCAGCATTCTTCACTCGCGACATCAGTACCACTGGCACACCGGCTACGTTCCACCGCAAACAGTGGCCTGCCCTCACATCGGGGCGTGGATGGCCAAAGTGCTTGGCCCGCAAAACCCGGTGATGCCTGCCTTCATCAACATCGGGCAACGTCTGGAAGGTGTCGGCGAACAAGAGGAACTAAAGGCCTTCACCACGGCAGGCTTCTTCGGCAGCGAGTTCGGCCCAATGAACTTGCCTTACCCGGAACAAGCGGCTCAGTCGGTTCGTCCGCCGGAAGGAATGAAGTCAGACCGGTTTGCCAATCGCAACAAGCTATTCCGCAAGCTGATCGATCAGTCGCCGCAGCGTGAGTTCCTGGGAGACTTCCAGCGCGAGTCGCTGCTCCGTTCGATGGACAACGCCTATCGGCTGCTCAGCGCGAAAGAGCGTGAGGCGTTCGACATCTCTCTGGAACCAAAAGAATCGTACGAGAAATACGACACCGGCCGCTTCGGCCGAGGCTGCTTGCTCGCCCGCCGGTTGGTTGAAAATGGGGCTCGCTTCGTGGAAGTCACCACCGAGTACGTTCCGTTTTTGAACTGGGACACGCATGCGAATGGCAACACGACCCTTCAGCGGATGAAGAAAGAGATCGACTTGCCGGTCGCTCAGTTGATTCGCGACTTGGAAAGCCGCGGCCTGCTCGATCGCACGCTTGTGATTCTCGCCAGCGAATTCAGCCGCGACATGATCATGGAAGGCAAGCCAGGCTCGAATGCCTTCGACCAGGCGACCGAGAAGGTCGAAGTCTTCAAAGAGATGAAGCACTACGGGCAGCACCGCCACTTCACCGGTGGCTCGTGCGTGGCGATGTGGGGCGGCGGCGTGAAGAAGGGTCACCTTTACGGCAAGACGGCCGAGCAGCGACCATTCGTCGCGGTCGAGAACCCGGTATCGGTGATGGACCTGCACGCGACCATTTTCACCGCGATGGGTATCAGCCCGAAGACGGTTTACGACATCGAACGTCGTCCGTTCTATGCGACCGAAGATGGCAAAGGCAAAGCGGTCAGCGAGATCTTTGCATAG
- a CDS encoding DUF1549 domain-containing protein, whose amino-acid sequence MISRLAIVLAIALGSALQAEEIDFAHQIVPLLKQQCGKCHSGNQKEGGFSLNTRETVLAGGESGVAVVSGKTDQGELLARVITDDEFTRMPPEGDGLNEEQITLLKKWIAGGVAWEPGFTFGEPIYEPPLKPRRPELPPAVAGRTNPIDRILDAQLATEGQAPIATLNDEAFLRRAYLDLIGLLPTPEQRSQFLSDANPDKRAQLVRNLLERDVDYAEHWLSFWNDLLRNDYAGTGFITGGRSQISKWLYNALVTNMPYDQFTQELIAPPTPDSSGFAGGIKWRGEVSAGQTVEIQFAQNMGQSFLGINLKCASCHDSFIDRWKLKDSYGLAAIYAERPLELHRCDKPIGKMAEAAWLFPELGQIDPNAAKPERLKQLAALMTHRENGRFTRTIVNRLWHRMMGHGIVHPTDSMQSPPWNDDLLDFLAEHLVDNHYDLKKTLELIATSQAYQSEAERVTEGKDDDGYEYAGPRSKRMTAEQFIDCVWQVTGTAPSKFDAPVVRGKPIAKQADALAVTGSWIWSRTDASNAAAGETISLRKEWEIAEPITAAYAVVTCDNSYTLYVNGKQLKAGDNWEEPNLIPLTSLKQGVNEILIVAKNGGSGPNPAGLFFEAHLSSGDAPAQVLASDATWQWTSEIPAKSGKFTKPPEDWQPAEVVKSQQVWMSRIQPQFTQLLAQGVDGSQMMVRASLLKSDFLMRSLGRPNRDQVVSVRPLELTTLEAIDLSNGETLASMLHQGAEQLQQQSWESPEAMVTWLYQFTLSRNPTEAELTTLSQSLGDEMSTEAIEDVLWAVFMLPEFQLVH is encoded by the coding sequence ATGATTTCACGACTCGCGATCGTTCTCGCAATCGCTCTTGGCTCGGCACTTCAAGCCGAAGAAATCGACTTTGCTCATCAGATCGTGCCCCTTCTGAAGCAGCAATGTGGCAAGTGCCATAGCGGCAACCAGAAGGAAGGTGGTTTCTCGCTGAATACCCGCGAGACGGTCCTGGCCGGGGGCGAATCGGGCGTTGCCGTCGTTTCTGGCAAGACCGATCAAGGCGAACTGTTGGCACGCGTGATCACCGACGATGAATTCACGCGGATGCCGCCCGAAGGGGACGGACTCAACGAAGAACAGATTACGCTGCTAAAGAAATGGATCGCAGGCGGCGTGGCCTGGGAACCGGGCTTTACCTTCGGCGAGCCCATCTACGAGCCGCCGCTGAAGCCTCGTCGCCCGGAACTCCCCCCGGCCGTTGCTGGCCGCACCAATCCGATCGATCGCATCCTGGACGCTCAACTGGCGACTGAAGGCCAAGCCCCGATCGCAACCCTCAACGACGAAGCATTTTTGCGGCGAGCCTATCTCGATTTGATCGGACTGCTGCCGACGCCAGAGCAGCGGAGTCAGTTCCTCAGCGATGCCAACCCTGACAAGCGCGCCCAGCTCGTTCGCAACCTGCTGGAACGTGACGTCGACTATGCCGAACATTGGCTCAGCTTCTGGAACGATTTGCTCCGCAACGATTACGCCGGAACCGGTTTCATCACCGGTGGGCGTTCGCAGATCTCGAAGTGGCTGTACAACGCACTCGTGACCAACATGCCGTACGATCAGTTCACGCAAGAGCTGATCGCCCCACCGACGCCAGACAGTTCGGGGTTTGCTGGTGGCATCAAGTGGCGTGGTGAAGTAAGTGCCGGGCAGACCGTTGAGATCCAATTTGCCCAGAATATGGGGCAATCGTTCCTTGGCATCAATCTGAAATGTGCCTCGTGCCACGACAGCTTCATCGATCGCTGGAAGCTGAAAGATTCGTACGGGCTGGCTGCCATCTACGCGGAACGTCCGCTGGAACTACATCGCTGCGATAAGCCGATCGGCAAGATGGCCGAGGCTGCCTGGCTGTTTCCGGAACTGGGTCAGATCGATCCGAACGCCGCCAAGCCGGAACGCTTGAAGCAGCTTGCCGCCTTGATGACGCATCGCGAGAACGGCCGATTCACTCGCACGATTGTCAATCGCTTGTGGCATCGCATGATGGGACACGGGATTGTGCATCCGACCGATTCGATGCAAAGCCCGCCGTGGAATGACGACCTGCTCGACTTCCTCGCCGAGCATCTGGTCGACAACCACTACGATCTGAAGAAGACTCTCGAACTGATTGCCACGTCGCAGGCCTATCAAAGCGAAGCGGAACGCGTCACCGAAGGCAAGGACGACGATGGCTACGAGTACGCCGGTCCCCGCTCGAAGCGAATGACAGCGGAACAGTTCATTGACTGTGTGTGGCAAGTTACCGGCACCGCGCCAAGTAAGTTCGACGCCCCAGTGGTGCGAGGCAAACCAATCGCCAAGCAAGCGGATGCATTGGCCGTTACTGGTTCCTGGATCTGGAGTCGAACTGATGCCTCGAATGCGGCCGCCGGCGAAACGATCTCGCTTCGCAAGGAGTGGGAGATCGCCGAGCCGATCACGGCCGCTTACGCGGTAGTAACGTGCGACAACTCGTACACGCTGTACGTGAATGGCAAACAACTGAAAGCGGGCGACAACTGGGAAGAACCGAACCTGATTCCACTGACTTCGCTGAAGCAAGGGGTTAACGAAATCCTGATCGTCGCGAAGAATGGTGGTAGCGGACCGAATCCGGCCGGCCTCTTCTTCGAGGCACACCTTAGCTCGGGAGATGCTCCGGCGCAGGTCTTGGCCTCGGATGCCACCTGGCAATGGACGTCTGAAATCCCTGCGAAGTCGGGCAAGTTCACCAAGCCTCCTGAAGATTGGCAACCCGCCGAGGTCGTGAAATCGCAGCAGGTCTGGATGAGTCGGATTCAGCCTCAGTTTACGCAGCTACTCGCTCAAGGAGTCGATGGCTCGCAGATGATGGTGCGGGCCTCTCTGCTGAAGAGCGACTTCCTGATGCGGTCACTAGGGCGACCGAACCGGGATCAGGTTGTCAGCGTTCGTCCTTTGGAACTGACAACGCTCGAAGCGATCGATCTTTCCAATGGCGAGACCTTGGCCAGCATGCTGCACCAAGGAGCCGAGCAACTTCAGCAGCAGTCGTGGGAGTCGCCTGAAGCGATGGTTACCTGGCTGTATCAGTTCACGTTGAGTCGAAACCCGACCGAAGCCGAGTTGACGACACTCAGCCAGTCGCTGGGTGATGAGATGTCGACCGAGGCAATTGAAGATGTCCTGTGGGCGGTCTTCATGTTGCCAGAATTTCAACTCGTTCATTAG
- a CDS encoding DUF1501 domain-containing protein codes for MFPSRREFLQQNAWGFGTLALSSLLMQEDADAASGQSGVLASPHHPPKAKRVIQLFMSGAASPIDMFDHKPFLDKHHGEESDFGEHVEAFQNGLGPWMRSPFPFRPYGKSGKMLSDVVAPLGACVDDMAFVHNMVGKSGVHSQATYLQATGFDTPGYPGMGAWISYGLGSLNDNLPAFVVLPDHRGFASNGPKNWSSAFLPASTQGTAIFPQRANPIEDLMPSSSFTTKAGDAASMRLLERINGQYQSQRPGDSRLEARIRSYELAAKMQLSAPQALDISDEPQHILKMYGLDRMGSEYPAEINAPEEIEYFGRKCLIARRLIERGVRFIQIWSGNDNGFPRRNWDSHEDIRRDHGPLATGMAVGTAALIQDLKQRGLLDDTIILWTTEFGRMPSTQGNVGRDHNPYVFTNWLCGGGIKPGVTHGQSDQWGYKPLDRDHPTQVYDIHATMLHLLGINHEKLTVRHNGIDRRLTDVHGHVIRELLA; via the coding sequence ATGTTCCCTTCACGACGTGAATTCTTGCAGCAGAATGCCTGGGGCTTTGGTACCTTGGCGTTGTCATCGTTGCTCATGCAAGAGGATGCCGACGCGGCATCTGGTCAGTCAGGTGTGCTTGCCTCGCCCCATCATCCCCCAAAGGCGAAGCGAGTCATTCAGCTCTTCATGAGTGGTGCGGCGAGCCCGATCGACATGTTCGATCACAAGCCGTTTCTCGATAAGCATCACGGCGAAGAATCAGACTTCGGCGAGCATGTCGAAGCGTTCCAGAACGGCCTCGGTCCCTGGATGAGATCTCCGTTTCCGTTTCGCCCCTACGGCAAGTCGGGCAAGATGCTAAGCGACGTGGTCGCCCCGCTGGGCGCATGTGTCGACGACATGGCCTTTGTCCACAATATGGTTGGCAAAAGCGGCGTGCATTCGCAAGCCACGTACCTGCAAGCGACCGGTTTTGATACGCCAGGCTATCCTGGCATGGGGGCCTGGATCAGTTACGGGCTGGGAAGTTTGAACGACAACTTGCCAGCGTTCGTTGTTCTGCCAGACCATCGCGGCTTCGCGAGTAACGGTCCAAAAAACTGGAGCAGTGCCTTCCTGCCGGCCAGCACGCAAGGAACGGCGATCTTTCCGCAGCGAGCCAACCCAATTGAAGACCTGATGCCAAGTTCGTCGTTCACCACCAAGGCAGGTGATGCCGCCAGCATGCGACTGCTCGAGCGGATCAACGGCCAATATCAGTCGCAGCGTCCCGGCGACTCGCGTCTGGAAGCACGCATCCGCAGTTACGAGCTGGCCGCCAAGATGCAGTTGAGTGCTCCCCAGGCTCTCGATATCTCGGACGAACCGCAGCACATTCTAAAAATGTATGGTCTCGATCGGATGGGATCCGAATATCCGGCCGAGATCAACGCTCCGGAAGAGATCGAGTACTTCGGACGCAAGTGCCTGATCGCGCGACGGCTCATCGAACGTGGCGTTCGCTTCATTCAAATCTGGTCTGGTAACGACAACGGCTTCCCTCGCCGCAATTGGGACAGCCACGAAGACATTCGGCGCGATCATGGTCCTCTGGCCACCGGCATGGCGGTCGGCACGGCGGCTCTGATCCAAGACCTGAAACAGCGCGGGCTGCTCGACGATACGATTATCCTCTGGACGACCGAGTTCGGCCGAATGCCTTCCACGCAAGGCAATGTCGGCCGCGACCATAATCCGTATGTCTTCACCAATTGGCTTTGCGGCGGCGGCATCAAACCAGGCGTCACCCACGGGCAGTCGGATCAGTGGGGATACAAGCCGCTCGATCGCGATCATCCAACTCAGGTCTACGACATCCACGCCACAATGCTGCATCTGCTGGGAATTAATCACGAAAAGTTGACCGTGCGGCACAATGGAATCGATCGCCGACTGACCGATGTTCATGGTCACGTCATTCGCGAACTGCTCGCGTAA